A section of the Harmonia axyridis chromosome 2, icHarAxyr1.1, whole genome shotgun sequence genome encodes:
- the LOC123673383 gene encoding craniofacial development protein 2-like encodes MAQRNDSQQFTNHGFRMPRFGRGRDDINSRASQVVNCLLKIYKSTLKIATWNVRSMYEPGKLRNIEQEMVRLKIDVVGISDTRWIGSGELSTENGRVYYSGNDDTQHRYVVAVILDRNVVKSVTGLIPMSERVMLLQLMTTHGKLNLIQIYAPTADKNEEELENFYSDLQKTLRLTASRDITVVMGDFNAKIGEGRCDSTVGQYGLGVRNERGDRLVEFCQENNLVVTNTFFKLPKRRLYTWKSPADKDNNIVRNQIDYILIKHRYRNAIKTINANLEKATTKSQQNEESAEQQWQFLETALIEPSKKELITSKHKKEDWMTDGILELMDERRRCKSNNNIRYKQLQIQIRRKIREAKETYFSDKCKEIEDLQNKYDNFNLNKKVKELAGMNKRNTSNILLDKEGNIIMETEQKLER; translated from the exons ATGGCTCAGAGAAATGACAGTCAACAGTTCACTAATCATGGTTTTCGGATGCCAAGATTCGGCAGGGGAAGAGATGACATAAACAGCAGGGCTTCCCAGGTCGTCAActgtttgttgaaaatatacaaATCAACTCTTAAAATTGCGACATGGAACGTAAGAAGTATGTACGAGCCTGGAAAGTTAAGAAACATAGAGCAGGAGATGGTGCGACTAAAGATTGATGTTGTTGGAATAAGTGACACAAGATGGATTGGTTCGGGTGAACTTAGTACAGAAAATGGACGAGTTTACTACTCTGGCAATGATGACACTCAACACCGCTATGTAGTGGCCGTAATTCTTGACAGAAACGTAGTAAAATCAGTAACAGGCTTGATACCAATGTCCGAAAGAGTTATGTTGCTACAACTGATGACAACTCACGGAAAACTAAACCTAATACAAATTTATGCTCCTACAGCTGACAAAAACGAAGAAGAGTTAGAAAACTTTTATAGTGACCTTCAAAAGACATTACGACTAACTGCATCTAGAGATATAACAGTAGTTATGGGTGATTTTAATGCTAAAATCGGCGAAGGAAGATGTGACTCTACAGTAGGGCAGTACGGACTTGGTGTACGCAACGAGAGGGGCGATCGTCTTGTTGAATTCTGTCaagaaaataatcttgtggtaaCGAatacgtttttcaaacttcccaAGAGACGTCTGTATACATGGAAATCACCAGCTGACAAAGACAACAACATCGTCAGAAATCAGATCGATTACATCCTAATAAAACACAGATATCGAAACGCAATAAAAACG ATCAACGCAAACTTAGAAAAAGCCACCACCAAATCTCAGCAAAATGAGGAAAGCGCAGAACAACAATGGCAGTTCCTTGAAACAGCACTTATAGAACCAAGTAAAAAGGAACTTATAACAAGCAAACATAAGAAAGAAGATTGGATGACAGACGGAATCTTGGAGTTAATGGATGAAAGAAGAAGATGCAAGTCAAATAACAACATTCGATACAAGCAGCTACAAATCCAAATAAGGCGAAAAATAAGAGAAGCAAAAGAAACATACTTCTCTGATAAATGTAAGGAGATAGAAGATTTACAAAACAAGTATGACAACTTTAATCTAAACAAGAAGGTCAAAGAGCTCGCGGGAATGAATAAAAGAAATACTTCAAATATACTCCTCGACAAAGAAGGAAATATCATAATGGAAACTGAACAAAAACTAGAGCGATGA
- the LOC123673384 gene encoding craniofacial development protein 2-like gives MAQRNDSQQFTNHGFRMPRFGRGRDDINSRASQVVNCLLKIYKSTLKIATWNVRSMYEPGKLRNIEQEMVRLKIDVVGISDTRWIGSGELSTENGRVYYSGNDDTQHRYVVAVILDRNVVKSVTGLIPMSERVMLLQLMTTHGKLNLIQIYAPTADKNEEELENFYSDLQKTLRLTASRDITVVMGDFNAKIGEGRCDSTVGQYGLGVRNERGDRLVEFCQENNLVVTNTFFKLPKRRLYTWKSPADKDNNIVRNQIDYILIKHRYRNAIKTINANLEKATTKSQQNEESAEQQWQFLETALIEPSKKELITSKHKKEDWMTDGILELMDERRRCKSNNNIRYKQLQIQIRRKIREAKETYFSDKCKEIEDLQNKYDNFNLNKKVKELAGMNKRNTSNILLDKEGNIIMETEQKLER, from the exons GTCAActgtttgttgaaaatatacaaATCAACTCTTAAAATTGCGACATGGAACGTAAGAAGTATGTACGAGCCTGGAAAGTTAAGAAACATAGAGCAGGAGATGGTGCGACTAAAGATTGATGTTGTTGGAATAAGTGACACAAGATGGATTGGTTCGGGTGAACTTAGTACAGAAAATGGACGAGTTTACTACTCTGGCAATGATGACACTCAACACCGCTATGTAGTGGCCGTAATTCTTGACAGAAACGTAGTAAAATCAGTAACAGGCTTGATACCAATGTCCGAAAGAGTTATGTTGCTACAACTGATGACAACTCACGGAAAACTAAACCTAATACAAATTTATGCTCCTACAGCTGACAAAAACGAAGAAGAGTTAGAAAACTTTTATAGTGACCTTCAAAAGACATTACGACTAACTGCATCTAGAGATATAACAGTAGTTATGGGTGATTTTAATGCTAAAATCGGCGAAGGAAGATGTGACTCTACAGTAGGGCAGTACGGACTTGGTGTACGCAACGAGAGGGGCGATCGTCTTGTTGAATTCTGTCaagaaaataatcttgtggtaaCGAatacgtttttcaaacttcccaAGAGACGTCTGTATACATGGAAATCACCAGCTGACAAAGACAACAACATCGTCAGAAATCAGATCGATTACATCCTAATAAAACACAGATATCGAAACGCAATAAAAACG ATCAACGCAAACTTAGAAAAAGCCACCACCAAATCTCAGCAAAATGAGGAAAGCGCAGAACAACAATGGCAGTTCCTTGAAACAGCACTTATAGAACCAAGTAAAAAGGAACTTATAACAAGCAAACATAAGAAAGAAGATTGGATGACAGACGGAATCTTGGAGTTAATGGATGAAAGAAGAAGATGCAAGTCAAATAACAACATTCGATACAAGCAGCTACAAATCCAAATAAGGCGAAAAATAAGAGAAGCAAAAGAAACATACTTCTCTGATAAATGTAAGGAGATAGAAGATTTACAAAACAAGTATGACAACTTTAATCTAAACAAGAAGGTCAAAGAGCTCGCGGGAATGAATAAAAGAAATACTTCAAATATACTCCTCGACAAAGAAGGAAATATCATAATGGAAACTGAACAAAAACTAGAGCGATGA